In the genome of Bremerella sp. JC817, the window GAGGTCGGTCATCACAACTTTCAGCAACAAGTAACCATCGCCGTTCTTTAGCGCTTTCCACTGGCAGAAGTTCTCGACGTAATCGGCAACTACCGTGAAGGCTGGCACCAGATAAAAGCCCCAAGGTGCCTTGAAGAGAACCAGCAAACCGCAGAGGAAGCTTCCGTAAAGCAGCGGGAACAGCGTATCTGCGTAGAGCGTCATCTGCAGGTGCGCGGTCTTCTCGTCGTCTGTCATCCGCTTGATCGCTTCGCGGCAACCCTCGACGGTAAATGTTGAATCCAGCTGGTTCTTTGCCCCAATGTAATTCGCCGTCCAGAGCGTCATTCCGGCAAACATCGCCACCGTAAGAACCGCCAGGACGATTAGCGTAATCTTCAGCATGACTCGGCTTTCTCTTCATTGCCGACCGGACAGGCGGCGCTTCTCATTTCGACTGTCCTGGCGATTTATTTTGAGGTTTTCATAGACATACATATCCGACCTGATAGTCTGTTATGCCATGACATGATGCTGTTATGACACAAATATCATGGGGTGGCCAGCCAATGAAGAACATTGTTGTGTGCTGCGATGGAACGTCGAATGGTCTCGTAAACGACCCAACGAACGTTTTGCGATTCTACCGTTCGCTCGAGCGAAACGAAGAACAGCTTGCCTACTACGACTCGGGCGTTGGCACCTTGCCCAACCCTGGCATGCTGACCCAAAAGGGGCAACGGGCCAGTCGAATCATCGATATGGCGATCGGTTCCAGCGTCGAGAATCAGGCCTGCAAAGCCTATCGATTTCTCGTGCGTCACTGGGAACCGGGCGACCAGATCTACTTGATTGGCTTCAGCCGTGGAGCTTATGCCGTAAGAGCCCTCGCCGGGATGCTACATAGCCTTGGTATGGCTCGCCGAGAACTGGAACACCTCGACACGCTGGGGTGGACGGTCTATTGCGAAGGAGAGTTCCGCGCGGCGGCGAATTTCCGATTTGCGTTCTCGCAAGAGGGGCGACCGCGGGTCCACTTCATGGGAGTCTGGGACACCGTGAGCGCATTTGGCAGTATTACGAACTATCGAACGCTTCCTTACACGGCCAATAACGAATCGATCGATCATATTCGCCATGCTGTCGCGTTGGACGAGCGACGGACCTGCTTTCAAGCCAACCTGTTTCGCCCCGACAAGACGGACCAGCACCAGTCGTTCGAGGAGATCTGGTTTCCTGGTTCCCACGGCGATGTTGGCGGTGGCTACCCCGAAGAAGAAGCTGGTATCGCAAAGGCCACGCTCGAGTGGATGTATCAGGAAGCAAAGGCGGCTGGGTGTCAGCTAAAGCAAGATACGGTTGACTTCTTTCTGGGACGTAGCGATCAGAAACATCCGCAAACGAAGCCCAACATTGACGGAACAGTCCACAACTCTATCCGTGGCTTTGTTTGGAACCTGTTAGAATTCATCCCACGACGGCAATGGAATCACGACCTGAAACCAGAGCGGATGTCGTGGTATTTCCCGAATTTATATCGCCGACGAAAAGTCCCCAAGGACGCCAAGCGATACGACCAGGTGGTGTGGCTTGACGGACCATCGGATGAGGCGACCGGCTAGGCGGCCTGAGCGACGCGGGCCGCTTCCTTCTTTTCCTGTTCCTTGCGGCGTTTAGTAGCCGGGCGGTCGTCTTTCCAGCGGTTGTGGACCCACCAATATTGTTCCGGATCGCGGCGGACGACGCGTTCGAGCATGTCGTTGTACCACTGCGTAACTTCCTTGACCCCTTTGGCTCCGTCGCGGGCCGGGTCGTAGATGCCTTCGACGCCCATTTCAAATTGCATCGGGCCGCCAATGCGTCGCATGTAAAGGAACACGACCGGGGCGCCGCTGGTCATCGAGAAGACGCTGATCGCTTTGTGGTACGAAGCAGGTCGGTTCAAGAACTCGACCCAGCAACCCTTGGGACCGGCGTTCTGATCGCACAACAGAGCCAGCGTGCCGTTCTGTTCCAGCACCTTCTCGATGTACGGAGCACTTCCTTGTTTCGGCAGAATAATCTGACCGGTCGCGCTGCGGAACTCTTCCAGGTACTTGTGCAGAAACGGATTGTCGAGCGGCCGAGCCACAGTGTAAGTCGGGAAGCCGAGCAAACCGGTGCAGTATCCCATCAGCTCGAAGTTGCCGAAGTGCCCCAGCAGAACGACCACCGGGCGACGTCCCAGGGCTTGTTCGATCTGCACATGAATATCGTGCATCTGGATTGACTTATGCCAGTTGGTATCGTGCAGCTTGCGTGGAGCGTGGGCGATTTCGCAAACCATCAGGCACAAGTGGTACCAGCTTCGACGGGCCAGCTTGTGGCGCTGGTCGGCGGTCAGGTCTGGGAAGGCGTGTTTCAAGTTCTGGTCGACCAGCTTGCCGCGGATCTTCAACACGTCGTTGGCGAGCCATGCCAGGAACTTCGAGGCCCGGGCACAGACCGACAAAGGCGTTGCCTGAACGACGCAGATAAAGATGCGCACAATCAGGTAAACCAGATAATCAACTACGAGCTTGGGCCTCATTTCGCCTCCCTGCGATGCTTGGCCGATGGGTCAAAAGGTCGGGCGTATTCTGGAGAATTCCCGACTTCCGGGAAAGACCAAAACGATCAGCAGCGACCTGTTGATTAACCCCTCCTCGGCAATCTGATAATTCAGCGAATCCAGGCAAGGCAGGCAATCCATTTTCTGCCAAACCATGTTGGTTCTTAGCCGCCTCGAAATCATCCACGATCGAACGTCGCAACTGAATCGCAATTTGGGCTTGTTTTACCCGATTGGGGACTCGCCGATCGGTAAAGAATATTCGCCCCGAACCGTCTGTTGTCGGACTGCTTCGTAGGCGACGACCGCCGCCGAAGAGGCCAGATTCAGGCTTCGCACATCGGTCCGCATGGGGATCGAGATCGACGTGTTCTCGTTCGCTTCGACCAGTTCGCGCGGCAAGCCTTGCGACTCGCGGCCAAAGACGAAGACGTCTCCCTTTTCAAACTCAACGGTGGCGTAGCTTTGCTTGGCGGTCTTGGTTAAGTACCACTTTCGATTGGACTTAAGACGCTCTTCAATCGTTTGCCAGTTGGGAACGACCTCCCAATTGAGATGCTGCCAATAGTCCATTCCGGCACGCCGGAGCGTGGCATCGTCGACCTGAAATCCGAGCGGCTCGACCAGCCACAATTTAATACCTGTGGCGACGCACGTTCGCCCGATGTTGCCGGTGTTCGGCGGGATCTCTGGTTCCAGCAAAACGATATGGAAGACAGGCTCGTACATCGAAATTTTCAGGGTTCCTGGGTCCAATGGCTTTTCGGGCTAGATCGCGAGGACTACGATAGCGCCCAGTTGGACCGGCATTATAGCATCTCCAACCGGCGACTAACGCCTCGACCGCGTTCCTATCCCGTTTCCCCGTAAGAGTTTTTCGCCATCATGTCTGACGCACGCATCGACCAATACACGCAGGCCCTTCAATTCGCTGAAAAGCAGGTTGCCGGAACGGTGGCCCAGCATCCCGATTACTTTCCCATCTATACCGAAGAAGGGAAGTGGCGGCACGATAAGGAGTTGTGGACCGACTGGTGTGCTGGCTTTTTCGCCGGGATGATGTGGCAGTTCCATCTGCGGACCGGCGATGCGACCTGGCGCGAACGGGCCGAGCACTACTCGAAGCTGCTCGAACATCGTCAACACGACCGCGACGTGCACGACCTCGGCTTTATCTTCTTGAGCACCTATTTGCCGTGGTACAAACTGACCGGCGACAAGCAACTGAACGATGTCCTGATCCAGGCCGGTCGCACGTTGGCGATGCGGTTTAAGGAAAAGGGACAGTATCTTCGCAGCTTTGTGTCGGACGATTCGCTGTTCATCGACATCATGATGAACGTCCCGATCATTTTTTATGCCGCCATCGAAACAGGCGATGAAGAGCTGATGCGGAAAGCGGTTGCCCACTGCCGCACGACCCGTGACAAGATTGTCCGCGAGAACGGTTCGACCGCCCATGAAGGATTGTTCGACCTCGAAACGGGCGAATTTCTGAAGGAAACTACTCATCAGGGTCTTCGCGGCGACAGCAGTTGGGCCCGCGGCCTTTCGTGGTCGCTGTATGGCTACAGCAAAGTGTACGCCCTGACCGGTTCGGAAGAGTTCCTCGATGTGGCCGTGCGAAACGCCGACTTCTGGGTTGAAAACCTGCCCGAAGATGGGGTGCCGTTCTGGGACTTCGATGCCGATTTGTCGCAGCCAGCCCCATGGGGTGCCCAGAAAGAGACTTCGGCCGGAGCGATCGCCGCATCAGGGCTCCTCGATCTGTCGAAGCAGGTCAAAGACCCTGCCAAAGCGGCCAAATACCGCGAAACAGCCCTGAAAACGCTCGATGCCCTGGTTCAGCCGGAATACTTGGCCATCAACGACGAAGGCTGGGAAGGGATCCTCAAACATGGGGTGTATCACACCGAAAAAGACCTGGGCGTCGACGAATCGGTGATGTTCGGCGAGTACTTCTTTGTCGAAGCGTTGACCAAGGTCGTTCGCGAAAATTAGCGAACTCTTCACGCGCAATCGAAAAGCAAGTGAAATCGTGATGTTGTCAAAACTTCCCCGGTTAGAGAGAATAGGGCAAAAGTCTTTCAACCGTGGAGTTTACAACGTTGGAAATCGAGCGCAATCCGACGCGTAGCGTGAAAATCGGCAGTGTGACCATCGGCAACGGCAATCCAATTGCCGTGCAGAGCATGACTGCCACCAAGACCCAGGACATCGATGCCACCGTTGCCCAGGTAATCGACCTGGAAAAGGCAGGCGCCGACGTGATCCGCATTGCGGTCGACAACAAGAAGGATGCCGAAGCGTTGGCCGAAATTCGGCGGCAGACTTCCGGCAATCTTTCGGTCGACCTGCAAGAGAATTATCGGCTGGCCGAACTGGTCGCTCCGCACGTCGACAAGATCCGCTACAACCCTGGGCATCTCTATCACCACGAGCGCGAAAAGCCGTGGCAAGAGAAAGTCGAGTACATCATTGGCGTCGCCAAAGATAACGACTGCGCCGTTCGCATCGGGGTGAACTGCGGCAGTGTCGATCCCGAAAAGCTCGCTCTGTACGAAAAAGAAGACTCGATCACGCCGATGCTCGAGAGTGCCTGGGAGCACTGCGATCTGGTCGACGGCTTGGACTTCCATCGCTACTGCGTTTCGCTGAAGGATAGCGATCCGCAAAAGGTGATTCAGGTCAATCGCCGCTTCGCCGAGAAGCGACCTGACGTGCCGATTCACCTCGGCGTGACCGAAGCTGGCATGCCGCCCGATGGCATCATCAAGACGCGTATCGCCTTCGAGCAGTTGATCGGTACCGGCATTGGCGACACGCTCCGTGTTTCGCTGACCGTTCCCAACTCGCGAAAAGGGGAAGAGATCGAAGCGGGTCGCAAGATCCTCGACGACATCAAGGCGGGTCGCGTTCGCACCGTGCTCGATTACGGTTTGCAAACGCTCAACATCATCAGCTGCCCCAGTTGCTCGCGTGTCGAGAACGAAGCGTTCGTCGACCTGGCTGCGAAGGTGAAAGATCTGACCGCCTACGCCAAAGACCATAAGATCACCATCGCGGTCATGGGTTGCCGTGTGAACGGCCCGGGCGAGACCGACGACGCCGACCTTGGCCTGTGGTGTGGTCCGAACTATGTGAATCTGAAAAAGGGAGGCGAGCCTCTGGGCGCCTTCGGTTACGACGAAGTCCTCGTTCGCTTGAAGGACGAGCTCGACCAGCTAATCGCTACCCAAACGGTTGGCTGAACCTCGCCGCAACTTGCTAAGGACCACGGATGGCCTGCCACGCTTCACCTGCCGCACCTCGAACAGGATTTCTGATCCTGCTGGGCGCCTGCTTCGCGCTGGGGTGCACGATGTGGAGCAATCGGCTGAACGCTCCTCTGCCAGAATTCGTCGATGACGTTCCGCTGCAGATCGAAGCCGATTTCGATCTGCACGACGACAGCCAGGTGCTGCAGGAAGTTCGCAACCTGAAGATGGAACTCCGCGACGATTTGGGGATTCCGTTCTCGAACAATAAAATCCACGTCCGCATCTTCCGCGATTCTGACAACTTCGCGAACTTCACCCGGGTTCACTTCCCACAGCTTGGTGGGCGTCGGGCTTTGTTCGTCGTCGAACGAGGTGAATATTATGTCTACGCGACCTGGTCTGATCATGTCCTCTCCGACCTGCGGCACGAGCTGACGCATGCCTATCTGAATTCGTCGGTCGGTACGCTTCCGCTCTGGCTCGACGAAGGGCTGGCGGAATACTACGAAGTCGCTGGCGTACGAGGCCGACTCAATCGCGAACACCTTCCTTGGCTGTCCGATGGTTTGCAGCGCGGTACCTGGCAGCCGAATTTGGAACGCCTCGCGACGATTGCCAAGCCAGAACAGATGACCGCCAACGACTATGCCGAATCGTGGTTGTGGGTTCACTTTCTGATGCAGAACCAACGCAGCCCGATCATTCGCGATTACCTGGTTGCCCGCCGCGACAAGCAGATTGTCGATCCGATTCCACTTGCCATCCGCACCACCATTCCGACCGCGGAAACAAAGCTCGCGACGCATGTTGCCAGGATCCAGCCTGCCGATCGGCCTCGGCTGTAACGTTTAGCCAATCGACGGCATTCGTTTCAGGTGCGATCCTTATCCGACCCACTTTTTTCTATGGTAACCGCCATGCCGATCCGCGCCGCCACGGTTCAGTTTCAACATGCCCCCGGCGATAAAGCCGCGAACCTGAAAACCGTCCAACAGTTCGCTCTGCAGGCGGCCAGTGACGGCGTGCAATTGATCACGTTCCCCGAGATGTGTCTGACCGGGTATTGGCATGTCCGGAATCTTGATCGCGACGGCGTCGAGGCCCTCGCCGAAACGGTACCCGACGGTTCCAGCAGTGCGGCGCTGGCGAACTTATCGCAGCAGACCAACATGGTGATCGGGGCAGGCCTGATCGAACGTGCCGCCGATGGCCAGCTTTACAACACCTATGTTGTTGCCATGCCCGATGGCAAGATCGCTTCGCATCGGAAGCTGCACTGTTTCGTCAGCTCGCATATGAGCAGCGGCGACCGCTTCACCGTTTTCGATTCGCCCCTGGGCTGCAAGCTGGGCGTGCTGATCTGCTGGGACAACAACCTGGTCGAGAACGCTCGGGCCACGGCGCTTTTGGGAGCCGATATTTTGCTCGCCCCGCATCAGACCGGCGGGACGGCGTCGCGAAGTCCCTTTGCCATGGGGCGAATTGAACCTGAAGTCTGGCAGCAGCGACACACCGATCCCGAGCGATTGGTGGCCGAGGTTAACGGTCCGAAGGGGCGCGAGTGGATCTTGCGTTGGCTTCCCGCTCGGGCCCACGATAATGGCATGTTCGTGCTGTTCAGCAACGGCATCGGTCTCGACGACGACGAAGTCCGCACTGGCAACGCGATGATTCTCGATTGCTACGGTCGCATCATTGCGGAAGCTTCCCAGCCGGAAGATTGCCGGGTGACAGCTGACCTCGATCTCGATTTGCTTGACAAGTGCACCGGTCGCCGTTGGATTCGTGGGCGCCGGCCCGAGCTATACGGAATTCTGACCGAGCCTCAGGCCGAAAACCTGCCCCCGCGCGAAGCACGTTTTTCGGAAGCCTCGACGCGCAAGTAACGTCGACGATTCTCTTCGCCGCGCAATTCTCTGCAACGCCACCGCAAGATTGTGGAAGATGCCCTTGCTGCGAACGCCTACCATGACCTCGTCACACTTCAACAGAAGGAGTCGACGAACGGGTCGCAGGTTGTGTGGTCGATTCGGCGTCGTCTTCGGGAAAGGGAACTTTCGTGAACGCAGCGTCCGTGAATCAATCCATCGAATCGTTCGATGTCGTCGTCGTCGGAGCAGGCCCCGGTGGCCTGAGCGCCGCCTTGGTCCTGGGGCGAGCTTGCAGAAAAGTGCTGATCTGCGATGGCAGCCCAGGACGAAACGCTCCGGCGGAAGGAGTCCACGGTTTCTTCACCCAAGACGGAACGCCCCCCAGCGAACTGCGGCGGCTGGGTCGCGAGCAGCTTCAGCCATACGACGTGACATACCGGGAAGTCCTGGTCGACACCGCCCAGGACACCGACGATGGCTTTCTCGTTTCGCTGCGATCCGGAAGCCAGGTCGTTTGCCGCAAGTTGATCGTGGCGACCGGCATCGTGGACGAGCTGCCAAAACTGAATGGCCTGGACGAGATCTGGGGATCGACCGCGATCCTTTGTCCTTATTGCCATGGCTGGGAATTCCGCGGAAAACCATGGGCCTTCATGGCCCCGCCTGAGTTCTTGATCGAGTCAGCGACGCTGCTTGGCGGCTGGACCGATCAGTTGACTTACGTCACCAACGGCAACGGTACCATCGCTGAAGCTGATCGCCGCTGGCTGACCGAACGTTCGATCGCCATCCGGGAAGAACCGATCGCACAGCTCGTTTCCCAAAGCGGTCAACTCACTTCGATCGAGTTTGAAACGGGTCCCGCGGTTGACTGTTCGATCCTGCAGTTCCGGGCACCATTCCATCAGCGATCTTCGCTGGCGAAAGATCTCGGATGCACGATCATCGCCGAAGGCCCGATGGCAGGCATGGTGAAGACCGAGCCGACCGGAGCGACCGAGGTGCCAGGGCTTTTCATCGTAGGAGACGCCGCCGCCGGACCACCAAGCGTCGCGGCTGCGGCCGCAGAAGGTGCGTTCGCCGCGGCCGTTGCGAATCGGTTTATGTTGGCGGAAGAGGCCGCGCAAGTTCGCCCGGCGTGACCCCCAACAGGTTTCGCACATGTTGATGCAAATGGCTTTGACTGGAAAAGCCGACCGTCAGTGCGGTCTCAGTGATTCCGATGCCGCGCTGCAGCATCTCCTTCGCACGCACGACGCGGCATTGAATCACATACTGTCGCGGCGTTAGCCCGGTCGCGGCCCGAAACTTCCGCAGAAAGTGATGCGAGCTCAAGCTCGTGCGTGCGGCAAGCTCTTCCAACGAAAGCTTTTCGGCGAGGTGCGTGTCGATGTAACGTAGCACGTCGTCGAGATCATCCTGGCTTAGCTCGGTGATCGATCGAGTCGGCGCGGAAAAGTCGGCGTACTCGCGTAGCAAATGGACGGCTAGCGCCGTGCCGAGCGATTCCGACAGAACGGGACATTCGCTACCAACATCTTCAGCAAGCTTCTCGGCGAGCGTTTCCAGAAAGGGGTCACGCGTGCCAACCATCGGCCGCAACTGAAATCCAGTTCGCCCCGTTTGTCGACTCACGCGATCGACCAAAGATCGGCTCAGACGAACCGAGATCGCGTCGAATGGATCGGTTGCCGTGACGCTGGTCGGAACGTTCGCCGGACAGATGACGAGTTCACCTTTCGATAGCGACTTGGCAGACCGCGCCTCGTTGTTAACCAACCAGGACAAACTTCGCGGAGCCGACAGCAGTAACGTCACCTGGTGGAAGTCGTGGGCGTGCCGCAGTCCCTGGTAGAAACGGACCGTCTTGGCCGAGCCTTGCATGACATATGTGCTGACCTGACCAGTATCTTGAGGCAATCGAACCAACGCTACCGACATTTCTCTTCTCCCTTGCATCCCAGTCCCAGAATCGCGCAGCAGCATGTGCTTGCTTAGATGCCGGGCAACTGCAATCGTTGCGGACAATGGTTCGCGATTCCAATTTCAGTTTCTGAGCCCCAACTTGGCCGATCCATAGTGGAATTTGTCCGGCAACGAGTGGGTTCCGCCCCTGAATTTCATGGCAAGGTCTTCGCCCTCAACGGGGACCTTGCGTGGTTCTTTACGCGAAGCATGTTTCTCCCCGATTCGACTCGCGATCGCATGCCGCTGGGGCTACGTCGCGTGTGGCAAGTTGGTCCCGCAGGCATGCCTCGTTCTGTGCTTGCCCGAACGAATCGACGCTGGCGATTCGGGGGATGTTGCTCCTAGGTTTCTGATAGCAATTGTTTGCCTGTCGATGCTGGCTTGTCTGCTAGTTTGCAGGCTGCGAAGACTAGTGAACGTTTTCGGGAAGATCGTTAGTTACCTCATTGGTTTTCACTGGGATTGCAGGCGGGCAAAACCTTTTCGAATTGACAGAATCGTTAATGACAATTTCTCAAACAGGGTGTATCTTGCCCCCTAGCTGGATTCCTCGTGGCGACCGTTCCTGACGTTCGGTTCCATCTCTTCTCATCTCAGGGGTCTCTCATGGACGATGCTCTCATTGGAATGCTTATCGATCGCAGACGTGGCTTCACGTTGGTCGAACTTCTGGTCGTGATTGCCATCATTGGCGTGCTGATCGCCTTGCTTTTACCGGCGGTGCAGCAAGCACGGGAAGCGGCTCGCCGGATGCAGTGCTCGAACAACTTGAAACAGTTGGGGCTCGGCTTTCACAACTATCACTCAGCTTTACAACGGTTTCCTTTCAGTTGGAACATCACCGGTGATTTAAACGGGTCGAGTTGGGGAATTCAGCTTCTCGATTACATCGAACAACCGGCGCTTGCTTCGCGCATCGACTCGAAGGTGCCTGCCTTCAACGAAGCCGCTTCGCTTGGCTATCCCGCGGCTTCCGTGAACTCGAATGTGCAGGCAATCGCGACGCCGGTGAATGTCTTCATGTGCCCGTCCGCTCCGGAAGCGAAAGTTCACGACTACAAAGTCCCGAAAGATGGTCTCGGCAGTGGCGTGCCCCCGATGGATCTTACCTGGACCGCGGC includes:
- a CDS encoding DUF2235 domain-containing protein produces the protein MKNIVVCCDGTSNGLVNDPTNVLRFYRSLERNEEQLAYYDSGVGTLPNPGMLTQKGQRASRIIDMAIGSSVENQACKAYRFLVRHWEPGDQIYLIGFSRGAYAVRALAGMLHSLGMARRELEHLDTLGWTVYCEGEFRAAANFRFAFSQEGRPRVHFMGVWDTVSAFGSITNYRTLPYTANNESIDHIRHAVALDERRTCFQANLFRPDKTDQHQSFEEIWFPGSHGDVGGGYPEEEAGIAKATLEWMYQEAKAAGCQLKQDTVDFFLGRSDQKHPQTKPNIDGTVHNSIRGFVWNLLEFIPRRQWNHDLKPERMSWYFPNLYRRRKVPKDAKRYDQVVWLDGPSDEATG
- a CDS encoding lysophospholipid acyltransferase family protein encodes the protein MRPKLVVDYLVYLIVRIFICVVQATPLSVCARASKFLAWLANDVLKIRGKLVDQNLKHAFPDLTADQRHKLARRSWYHLCLMVCEIAHAPRKLHDTNWHKSIQMHDIHVQIEQALGRRPVVVLLGHFGNFELMGYCTGLLGFPTYTVARPLDNPFLHKYLEEFRSATGQIILPKQGSAPYIEKVLEQNGTLALLCDQNAGPKGCWVEFLNRPASYHKAISVFSMTSGAPVVFLYMRRIGGPMQFEMGVEGIYDPARDGAKGVKEVTQWYNDMLERVVRRDPEQYWWVHNRWKDDRPATKRRKEQEKKEAARVAQAA
- a CDS encoding tRNA (cytidine(34)-2'-O)-methyltransferase, which codes for MYEPVFHIVLLEPEIPPNTGNIGRTCVATGIKLWLVEPLGFQVDDATLRRAGMDYWQHLNWEVVPNWQTIEERLKSNRKWYLTKTAKQSYATVEFEKGDVFVFGRESQGLPRELVEANENTSISIPMRTDVRSLNLASSAAVVAYEAVRQQTVRGEYSLPIGESPIG
- a CDS encoding glycoside hydrolase family 88 protein, translating into MSDARIDQYTQALQFAEKQVAGTVAQHPDYFPIYTEEGKWRHDKELWTDWCAGFFAGMMWQFHLRTGDATWRERAEHYSKLLEHRQHDRDVHDLGFIFLSTYLPWYKLTGDKQLNDVLIQAGRTLAMRFKEKGQYLRSFVSDDSLFIDIMMNVPIIFYAAIETGDEELMRKAVAHCRTTRDKIVRENGSTAHEGLFDLETGEFLKETTHQGLRGDSSWARGLSWSLYGYSKVYALTGSEEFLDVAVRNADFWVENLPEDGVPFWDFDADLSQPAPWGAQKETSAGAIAASGLLDLSKQVKDPAKAAKYRETALKTLDALVQPEYLAINDEGWEGILKHGVYHTEKDLGVDESVMFGEYFFVEALTKVVREN
- the ispG gene encoding (E)-4-hydroxy-3-methylbut-2-enyl-diphosphate synthase — protein: MEIERNPTRSVKIGSVTIGNGNPIAVQSMTATKTQDIDATVAQVIDLEKAGADVIRIAVDNKKDAEALAEIRRQTSGNLSVDLQENYRLAELVAPHVDKIRYNPGHLYHHEREKPWQEKVEYIIGVAKDNDCAVRIGVNCGSVDPEKLALYEKEDSITPMLESAWEHCDLVDGLDFHRYCVSLKDSDPQKVIQVNRRFAEKRPDVPIHLGVTEAGMPPDGIIKTRIAFEQLIGTGIGDTLRVSLTVPNSRKGEEIEAGRKILDDIKAGRVRTVLDYGLQTLNIISCPSCSRVENEAFVDLAAKVKDLTAYAKDHKITIAVMGCRVNGPGETDDADLGLWCGPNYVNLKKGGEPLGAFGYDEVLVRLKDELDQLIATQTVG
- a CDS encoding nitrilase family protein, yielding MPIRAATVQFQHAPGDKAANLKTVQQFALQAASDGVQLITFPEMCLTGYWHVRNLDRDGVEALAETVPDGSSSAALANLSQQTNMVIGAGLIERAADGQLYNTYVVAMPDGKIASHRKLHCFVSSHMSSGDRFTVFDSPLGCKLGVLICWDNNLVENARATALLGADILLAPHQTGGTASRSPFAMGRIEPEVWQQRHTDPERLVAEVNGPKGREWILRWLPARAHDNGMFVLFSNGIGLDDDEVRTGNAMILDCYGRIIAEASQPEDCRVTADLDLDLLDKCTGRRWIRGRRPELYGILTEPQAENLPPREARFSEASTRK
- a CDS encoding NAD(P)/FAD-dependent oxidoreductase, with protein sequence MNAASVNQSIESFDVVVVGAGPGGLSAALVLGRACRKVLICDGSPGRNAPAEGVHGFFTQDGTPPSELRRLGREQLQPYDVTYREVLVDTAQDTDDGFLVSLRSGSQVVCRKLIVATGIVDELPKLNGLDEIWGSTAILCPYCHGWEFRGKPWAFMAPPEFLIESATLLGGWTDQLTYVTNGNGTIAEADRRWLTERSIAIREEPIAQLVSQSGQLTSIEFETGPAVDCSILQFRAPFHQRSSLAKDLGCTIIAEGPMAGMVKTEPTGATEVPGLFIVGDAAAGPPSVAAAAAEGAFAAAVANRFMLAEEAAQVRPA
- a CDS encoding AraC family transcriptional regulator; the encoded protein is MSVALVRLPQDTGQVSTYVMQGSAKTVRFYQGLRHAHDFHQVTLLLSAPRSLSWLVNNEARSAKSLSKGELVICPANVPTSVTATDPFDAISVRLSRSLVDRVSRQTGRTGFQLRPMVGTRDPFLETLAEKLAEDVGSECPVLSESLGTALAVHLLREYADFSAPTRSITELSQDDLDDVLRYIDTHLAEKLSLEELAARTSLSSHHFLRKFRAATGLTPRQYVIQCRVVRAKEMLQRGIGITETALTVGFSSQSHLHQHVRNLLGVTPGELARPLPPT
- a CDS encoding DUF1559 domain-containing protein; this encodes MDDALIGMLIDRRRGFTLVELLVVIAIIGVLIALLLPAVQQAREAARRMQCSNNLKQLGLGFHNYHSALQRFPFSWNITGDLNGSSWGIQLLDYIEQPALASRIDSKVPAFNEAASLGYPAASVNSNVQAIATPVNVFMCPSAPEAKVHDYKVPKDGLGSGVPPMDLTWTAARCDYSATSGVFGDFATTAYSGTPGSDRTGALNNTGYGASTNTTRIADIQDGTSNTFLLGERLGGSNVYRKRAIDPTLTAALGSTQGGAWGDVLVGEHWNKGSLYDGTLGSNGGPCAINCTNARTYGYYSFHPGGAEFLMCDGSVRFVSSNIAAYAFAAQITRSKGEVFSE